One window of the Rhizorhabdus dicambivorans genome contains the following:
- a CDS encoding LLM class flavin-dependent oxidoreductase yields MLHLVTISLPVGAHIAGWRHPEAFHHTIGNLDAHIRMVEIAERGKFDAYFLADANGTQFMDRPEMLRHNPPPFSPAPFEPVSLLSAAAMRTTHIGLVATVTTTFEEPYTVARKLGSLDVISNGRAGWNIVTSGYAQDAMNFSKGQVEHDTRYSRGSEFVDVAKGLWDSWSPDAFVQNIETGQFVDPDRVREIHHVGEYFQVKGPLNCPRSPQGRPILFHAGQSDPGRELAARVADGVFFGATDKDIAKSIYDDIKARMAKYGRSPDELKMFCGIIAYAAGSADAADAMLDELNQLIPEDLGVKMLSEELEYDLSQHDIDDPMPILPEDSNLIRSLRKIFNDRLRKTPMSIREFVRLIVPGLGHPIFKGSGVEVADRMIEWYEHGSCDGFVVLGGLQPVGLENFVDHVVPELQRRGAFRTEYEGTTLREHLGLPMPKSHWD; encoded by the coding sequence TTGCTCCATCTGGTTACTATTTCCTTGCCGGTCGGCGCCCATATCGCGGGATGGCGCCACCCCGAAGCCTTTCACCACACGATAGGCAATCTCGACGCGCATATTCGAATGGTCGAGATCGCTGAACGTGGAAAATTCGACGCCTATTTCCTTGCCGATGCGAACGGTACGCAATTCATGGATAGGCCCGAGATGTTGAGGCACAACCCTCCGCCATTCAGCCCGGCGCCGTTCGAACCCGTATCGTTGTTAAGCGCTGCGGCGATGCGCACCACCCATATCGGGCTGGTCGCCACAGTTACGACAACGTTCGAAGAGCCCTATACCGTCGCCCGGAAACTCGGATCGCTCGACGTCATCAGCAATGGCCGAGCCGGCTGGAACATCGTCACCTCGGGTTATGCTCAGGACGCTATGAATTTCAGCAAGGGGCAGGTCGAGCATGACACGCGCTATAGTCGAGGATCCGAGTTCGTCGATGTTGCCAAAGGCTTATGGGACAGCTGGAGCCCCGACGCCTTCGTACAGAATATCGAAACTGGGCAGTTCGTAGATCCGGACCGGGTTCGCGAAATCCACCATGTCGGCGAATATTTCCAGGTGAAAGGCCCGTTGAATTGTCCGCGCTCGCCGCAGGGCAGGCCGATCTTATTCCATGCCGGCCAGTCCGATCCAGGTCGGGAACTGGCCGCCCGGGTTGCTGACGGGGTGTTCTTTGGCGCAACCGACAAAGATATCGCCAAATCCATCTACGACGACATCAAGGCCCGCATGGCTAAATATGGGCGATCCCCCGACGAGCTGAAAATGTTCTGCGGGATAATTGCCTACGCGGCCGGTTCGGCTGATGCCGCCGACGCAATGCTGGACGAGCTCAATCAGCTGATCCCAGAAGACCTCGGCGTCAAAATGCTCTCGGAAGAGCTAGAATATGATCTTTCGCAGCATGATATCGACGATCCTATGCCGATCCTTCCTGAAGACAGCAATCTGATCAGGAGCCTCCGCAAGATATTCAATGATCGGCTGCGCAAGACACCGATGAGCATCCGCGAGTTCGTCCGCCTGATCGTTCCAGGCCTCGGTCATCCGATTTTCAAGGGGAGCGGTGTCGAGGTGGCCGACCGCATGATTGAATGGTACGAGCATGGCAGTTGCGATGGCTTCGTCGTACTCGGTGGTCTCCAGCCCGTCGGCCTCGAAAATTTCGTCGATCATGTCGTGCCCGAGCTTCAACGCCGGGGCGCCTTCCGAACAGAATATGAGGGTACGACGTTGCGCGAACATCTCGGCCTGCCCATGCCAAAATCGCATTGGGACTGA
- a CDS encoding 4Fe-4S dicluster domain-containing protein: MTRLAMVLNLDRCIGCWACAVACKQENSVGEGLWWQSVDTIGGPTLDTSFGVFPDVQKYYRPRNCFHCASPPCLPVCPTGALSKRADGIVEIIEAKCIGCGLCVPACPYDAIEINAVDPILPHGLEDGHGAAEVAPRKAGMVEKCTFCSHRVDMGQQPACVAACPTNVITFGDVDDPESSVHAAASDPRAFRIDEETGAEPSTWYLPATAASKQRRSGNPHNHRDLSQSAKTGPSTAREGKPRG; encoded by the coding sequence ATGACGCGCTTGGCCATGGTGCTTAACCTCGATCGCTGCATAGGCTGTTGGGCGTGCGCCGTCGCTTGCAAGCAGGAGAACAGCGTAGGCGAGGGCCTTTGGTGGCAGAGCGTCGACACTATCGGCGGACCCACGTTAGACACTTCGTTCGGCGTCTTTCCCGACGTTCAAAAATATTATCGCCCTCGCAACTGCTTCCACTGCGCAAGCCCTCCCTGTCTCCCCGTCTGCCCGACCGGCGCATTGTCGAAACGGGCAGACGGTATCGTCGAAATCATTGAGGCAAAATGTATCGGATGCGGCCTTTGCGTGCCGGCATGTCCCTATGACGCGATCGAGATCAACGCGGTCGACCCTATTCTGCCGCACGGATTGGAGGATGGGCATGGCGCCGCGGAGGTGGCTCCCAGAAAGGCCGGAATGGTCGAAAAGTGCACCTTCTGCAGCCACAGGGTCGACATGGGCCAACAGCCGGCCTGCGTTGCCGCCTGCCCGACCAACGTCATAACGTTCGGCGATGTCGACGATCCCGAGAGCAGCGTCCACGCTGCGGCATCAGATCCGCGTGCGTTTCGCATCGATGAGGAGACCGGCGCAGAACCTTCGACATGGTATCTGCCAGCTACCGCGGCGAGCAAACAGCGTCGAAGCGGCAATCCTCATAATCACCGTGATCTGAGCCAAAGTGCCAAAACGGGCCCGTCGACGGCGCGAGAAGGTAAACCGCGCGGTTGA
- a CDS encoding molybdopterin-containing oxidoreductase family protein, with amino-acid sequence MVCGAETSLKPCGDVIVHTVCAHNCGGRARLACTVRKGKLVRVAAAPAPDEAYTGLCVRCLTLPQWVYSKERLLTPLRRTGPRGSGQFEPVDWDSALDEIAERLNELVSAHGTQSIAFARSTSGSPYHAFGRLSALLGGGGSLNCYGGIDMAVHMGLNSTFGYKGMYAQHANEWTDRLNSRLTIVWGHNPAETSMTAVRHLLNARDGGCRVVVIDPRYSATAMHANWWVAPRPGSDLPLALGILHVLLRDGMIDRDFLLKHSCAPYLVRLDDGQYFRGLPCADGKREFQLWDEQDQGPVAISEATRPALEGRYLIGDVAVATAFTLLQDMARDYPPDRVAALTDVSASDIVELAHCYWEAGPVQIGVGYGVDRYKHGELFTRAVAAIAIVTGNIGKPGAGVGVQSHHQGFHEASLGPEPDLPPWAHTISTPIIEVGRKDLPIRAVFSQGDWINQRSGDMNATLDFFKSLDFIVTVDHFHQLTTQWSDIVLPASTFLEATAPTRDAVVFGNSVYLRQKVIDPVGNSRPDFDIERALAERLGLAEWYCETSEDLTRHVVDGASHSAFKHVTYDRLMEAGGALRLDVPTTPNIQYENLRFETKTGRAEFYLEELAAVGEALPVFEPDHEALPTHPLAKRYPLVLIQSHVRQRAHSTFFNTKWTLEIWPEPILELNPDDARDRRLLTGELAEAFNDRGRVVARVVCNPDFPPGMCNISEGWKQNQYVAGNVQELTNSEINDAQTAVWGHANIPFFDTRVDVRAVAREGSEA; translated from the coding sequence ATGGTCTGCGGCGCCGAAACCAGTTTGAAACCCTGCGGGGACGTGATCGTTCACACCGTCTGCGCTCATAATTGCGGCGGGCGGGCGCGTTTGGCCTGCACTGTCAGAAAAGGAAAGCTCGTTCGCGTTGCCGCCGCGCCGGCGCCGGACGAGGCTTATACCGGGCTCTGCGTGCGCTGCCTCACATTGCCCCAATGGGTCTACAGCAAAGAGCGACTTCTGACGCCGTTGCGGCGAACCGGCCCTCGAGGTTCCGGGCAGTTCGAGCCGGTAGACTGGGACAGCGCCTTGGATGAGATCGCCGAGCGTCTCAACGAGCTTGTATCGGCTCACGGAACGCAAAGCATCGCCTTCGCCCGCAGCACCAGCGGATCGCCGTACCATGCCTTCGGCCGCCTTTCCGCGCTGCTGGGCGGCGGCGGTAGTTTGAATTGCTATGGCGGCATCGACATGGCGGTTCACATGGGTCTGAATAGCACGTTCGGCTACAAGGGGATGTATGCCCAGCATGCCAATGAGTGGACCGATCGTCTCAATTCGAGGCTTACCATCGTGTGGGGTCACAATCCGGCGGAAACGTCTATGACCGCGGTCAGACATCTGCTTAACGCGCGTGATGGCGGCTGCCGGGTCGTCGTCATCGACCCCCGATATTCGGCGACCGCGATGCATGCAAATTGGTGGGTGGCACCACGTCCGGGCTCGGACCTTCCGCTCGCTCTCGGTATCCTGCATGTGCTTCTCCGCGATGGAATGATCGACCGCGACTTTCTCTTGAAGCATAGCTGCGCGCCCTATCTCGTGCGGCTCGACGACGGACAGTATTTTCGGGGGCTTCCATGTGCGGACGGCAAGCGCGAGTTTCAGCTCTGGGACGAGCAAGATCAAGGCCCAGTGGCGATTTCGGAGGCGACGCGACCGGCGCTCGAGGGGCGCTACCTAATCGGGGACGTTGCGGTGGCAACCGCGTTCACGCTGTTGCAGGATATGGCCCGCGATTATCCGCCCGATCGCGTTGCGGCACTTACTGACGTAAGCGCATCAGATATTGTCGAGCTCGCCCATTGCTACTGGGAGGCCGGGCCCGTCCAAATTGGCGTCGGCTACGGAGTTGATCGGTACAAGCATGGCGAATTATTCACCAGAGCGGTGGCCGCAATCGCGATCGTCACCGGCAATATCGGCAAACCGGGAGCGGGGGTCGGTGTGCAGAGCCATCACCAGGGATTTCACGAAGCCTCGCTTGGACCTGAGCCCGATCTGCCGCCCTGGGCGCATACCATCTCAACACCGATCATTGAGGTAGGGCGAAAAGATCTGCCCATTCGCGCCGTCTTTTCGCAGGGTGACTGGATCAATCAGCGATCGGGCGACATGAACGCTACCCTCGATTTCTTCAAGTCGCTCGATTTCATCGTTACTGTCGACCATTTCCACCAGCTGACGACCCAATGGTCGGATATCGTGCTGCCCGCCAGCACCTTTCTGGAGGCCACCGCGCCGACGCGCGACGCCGTCGTTTTCGGCAACAGTGTTTATTTGCGACAGAAGGTGATCGACCCCGTGGGCAACTCCCGTCCCGACTTCGACATCGAAAGAGCTCTGGCCGAGCGGCTCGGATTGGCGGAATGGTATTGCGAAACGTCGGAGGATTTGACGCGTCATGTTGTGGATGGTGCATCGCACTCCGCCTTCAAGCACGTCACCTATGATCGCCTGATGGAGGCGGGCGGCGCGCTGCGGCTCGATGTGCCGACGACGCCCAACATCCAATATGAGAATTTGCGCTTCGAAACCAAGACTGGCCGAGCTGAATTTTATCTGGAAGAGCTGGCGGCTGTCGGCGAAGCGTTGCCTGTTTTCGAACCCGATCATGAAGCGCTGCCAACCCATCCCTTGGCGAAGCGCTATCCCCTCGTGCTGATTCAAAGCCATGTTCGTCAGCGCGCGCACTCGACCTTCTTCAATACCAAATGGACCCTGGAGATCTGGCCGGAACCCATCCTCGAGCTCAATCCCGACGATGCGCGTGATCGCCGGCTTTTAACAGGGGAGCTGGCCGAAGCCTTTAACGATCGTGGCCGTGTTGTGGCGAGAGTGGTGTGTAACCCTGATTTTCCGCCGGGAATGTGTAACATCTCGGAGGGCTGGAAACAGAATCAGTATGTTGCCGGCAACGTCCAGGAGCTGACGAACAGCGAGATCAACGATGCCCAGACAGCGGTATGGGGCCATGCCAACATCCCCTTTTTCGACACGCGGGTCGATGTGCGAGCCGTAGCCCGCGAAGGGAGTGAAGCATGA
- a CDS encoding 3-hydroxyacyl-CoA dehydrogenase NAD-binding domain-containing protein, whose product MAAAGSLVTDAVVSSALEGRIAVVTVNYPPVNALGAAVRQGVSLAITQAEQDAAVGAIVLVCEGRTFFAGADITEFGKRMIEPSLRAMLAQIENATKPVIAAIHGTALGGGLETALVAHYRVGVPSARVGLPEVNLGLLPGAGGTQRLPRVIGVEKALDLMTSGALLAAGPALTMGLFDELVEEGELRKGAINFANKVLDERRPLVKVRHRSGKLDEARANPKLFTDFRKANAKRFRGFKAPENIIRSVEGALQLSFDEGMARERELFDELLQDSQSAAMRHVFFAERQAAKIDDVEPDTPTLPIAKVGVIGAGTMGSGIVMNFLNAGIPSVIVETKQEALDRGLGLIRKNYENTAAKGKMKAEYIEIRMGLLTPSLALEDLADCDLIIEAVFENINVKKEVFAKLDKIAKPGAILATNTSYLDVEVIAAATSRPASVIGLHFFSPANIMKLLEIVRTNYTALPIVATAAKLAKTIGKVGVTVGNGFGFVGNRILAARDREVNKLLLEGATPSEIDRVLYEFGFPMGHLQMRDLVGLDVGWDRETSASSTVREILNEMGRHGQKSGGGYYDYDEQRNPTPSPIAAKVIADFAANQGVAQRNVSEDEVRDRVLYAMVNEGARILDDKIAVRASDIDIVWITGYGWPRYRGGPMFWADLEGLPKILARLKELEAAHGADFTPSPLIERLVSEGRGFVERQ is encoded by the coding sequence ATGGCGGCGGCTGGCAGTCTGGTGACCGACGCGGTCGTCAGCAGCGCTCTGGAGGGCCGCATCGCGGTCGTTACAGTGAACTATCCGCCGGTAAATGCCTTGGGCGCCGCCGTGCGCCAGGGCGTTTCCCTCGCGATCACCCAGGCTGAGCAAGATGCAGCTGTCGGAGCGATCGTGCTGGTCTGCGAGGGCCGGACCTTTTTCGCAGGCGCCGACATTACGGAATTCGGCAAGAGGATGATCGAACCTTCGCTCCGCGCGATGCTGGCGCAGATCGAAAATGCTACCAAACCTGTTATCGCCGCGATCCACGGCACCGCATTGGGTGGTGGCCTCGAAACCGCGCTTGTCGCCCATTATCGGGTCGGCGTTCCTTCGGCGCGGGTCGGCCTGCCCGAAGTCAATCTCGGCCTGTTGCCGGGAGCGGGCGGCACTCAACGCCTGCCACGCGTGATCGGCGTTGAAAAGGCGCTCGATCTGATGACCAGCGGCGCGCTGCTGGCGGCCGGCCCCGCGTTGACAATGGGCCTGTTTGACGAACTGGTCGAGGAAGGTGAACTGCGCAAGGGTGCGATCAACTTTGCTAACAAGGTGCTCGACGAGAGGCGCCCGCTCGTGAAGGTCCGGCATCGGAGCGGTAAGCTCGACGAGGCGCGTGCCAATCCGAAACTATTCACTGATTTTCGCAAAGCCAATGCGAAGAGGTTTCGTGGCTTCAAGGCGCCCGAGAATATCATCCGCAGCGTTGAGGGGGCGCTGCAGCTGTCGTTCGACGAGGGCATGGCGCGCGAGCGCGAGCTGTTCGATGAACTGCTCCAAGACAGCCAGTCGGCGGCGATGCGCCATGTTTTTTTCGCCGAGCGCCAGGCCGCCAAGATCGACGACGTCGAGCCCGATACCCCGACGCTGCCGATTGCCAAGGTCGGCGTAATCGGCGCGGGCACGATGGGCAGCGGCATCGTGATGAACTTCCTCAATGCCGGCATCCCGTCGGTTATCGTCGAGACGAAGCAGGAGGCGCTCGATCGCGGCCTCGGCCTCATCCGCAAAAACTATGAGAACACCGCCGCCAAGGGGAAGATGAAGGCCGAGTATATCGAGATCCGTATGGGCCTGCTGACGCCGTCGCTAGCCCTCGAAGACCTTGCCGATTGCGACCTGATCATCGAAGCCGTGTTCGAGAATATAAACGTGAAGAAGGAGGTCTTCGCCAAGCTAGACAAGATCGCCAAGCCCGGCGCGATTCTTGCGACCAACACCTCCTATCTCGATGTGGAGGTCATCGCGGCCGCGACGTCGCGCCCTGCCAGCGTGATCGGTCTGCACTTCTTCTCGCCGGCCAATATCATGAAGCTGCTCGAGATCGTGCGTACCAATTACACCGCCCTGCCGATCGTGGCGACAGCGGCAAAGCTAGCCAAGACGATCGGCAAGGTCGGCGTTACCGTCGGCAACGGCTTCGGCTTCGTTGGCAATCGCATTCTGGCCGCACGCGATCGGGAGGTGAATAAGCTGCTGCTCGAAGGCGCGACGCCTTCCGAAATCGACAGAGTATTATACGAATTCGGCTTCCCGATGGGGCATCTCCAGATGCGCGATCTGGTCGGACTCGACGTGGGCTGGGATCGTGAGACCAGCGCTTCGTCCACCGTGCGCGAGATTCTGAATGAAATGGGTCGGCACGGCCAGAAGAGCGGCGGCGGCTACTATGATTATGACGAGCAGCGCAATCCGACGCCGTCGCCGATCGCCGCAAAGGTGATCGCCGACTTCGCTGCAAATCAGGGTGTCGCCCAGCGCAACGTGAGTGAAGACGAAGTCCGGGATCGCGTCCTCTATGCGATGGTTAACGAAGGTGCGCGCATCCTCGATGACAAGATCGCCGTTCGTGCGTCTGATATCGATATCGTCTGGATCACTGGCTATGGTTGGCCGAGGTATCGCGGCGGGCCAATGTTCTGGGCCGATCTCGAAGGTCTTCCGAAGATTCTAGCGCGGCTGAAGGAGCTCGAGGCCGCGCATGGCGCGGACTTCACGCCGTCGCCATTGATCGAGCGCTTGGTGAGCGAGGGCAGGGGTTTCGTCGAGCGACAATAA
- a CDS encoding acetyl-CoA C-acetyltransferase: MRRAAIISPVRTAVGKYGGSLKSLSAGELGAIVIKALVERTRIDPERIDDIVFSQGYASGEAPCIARWSALAAGLPESVPGVQLDRRCGSGLQAVIDAAMRIQTGAADVVIAGGVESMSNVEYYSLDHRWGARTGSTQMHDRLTRARIMSQPISRYGVISGMIETANNLARDYCIDREACDEYAAMSHQRAAKAWAEGKFDDELVPVPVPQKRGDPLIFARDEGIRADATLQSLAQLKPIEKNGVVTAGNASQQNDAAAACLVVAEDKLEELGLEPIAWFHSWAAAGCDPSRMGIGPVPAVQRLFARTGLGWDDVDLLELNEAFAPQVLACLKSWSWDAIDPGRDKLNVNGSGISLGHPIGATGGRILATLTRELQRRQGRYGLETMCIGGGQGLAALFERA, encoded by the coding sequence ATGCGTAGAGCTGCCATCATTTCCCCCGTCCGCACCGCCGTCGGCAAATATGGCGGCTCGCTGAAGTCGCTGAGCGCGGGGGAATTAGGAGCAATCGTCATCAAGGCGCTGGTCGAGCGCACGCGGATCGATCCCGAGCGGATCGACGACATCGTTTTCAGCCAGGGCTATGCCAGTGGTGAGGCACCGTGCATCGCTCGCTGGTCTGCACTGGCGGCGGGGCTGCCCGAATCCGTTCCGGGGGTGCAGCTCGATCGCCGCTGCGGCTCGGGCTTGCAGGCGGTGATCGACGCTGCGATGCGCATCCAGACCGGAGCCGCTGACGTCGTCATCGCAGGCGGCGTCGAAAGCATGTCGAACGTCGAATATTACTCGCTCGACCATCGCTGGGGCGCCCGTACGGGTTCCACGCAGATGCACGATCGGCTCACGCGCGCCCGCATTATGTCGCAGCCGATAAGCCGCTATGGCGTCATCAGCGGCATGATTGAAACCGCTAACAATCTAGCTAGGGATTACTGCATCGACCGTGAGGCTTGCGACGAATATGCCGCGATGAGCCATCAGCGGGCCGCTAAGGCGTGGGCCGAAGGCAAGTTCGACGATGAGCTGGTCCCGGTACCTGTGCCCCAGAAGCGCGGCGACCCGCTGATCTTCGCCCGGGACGAAGGCATTCGCGCCGATGCCACGTTGCAATCGCTCGCGCAGTTGAAGCCAATCGAAAAGAACGGCGTTGTGACCGCGGGGAATGCCAGCCAGCAAAATGATGCGGCAGCGGCCTGCCTGGTCGTCGCCGAGGATAAGCTTGAAGAACTGGGCCTCGAGCCGATCGCATGGTTTCACAGCTGGGCAGCGGCTGGCTGCGATCCGTCACGTATGGGCATCGGCCCGGTGCCAGCGGTCCAAAGATTATTCGCACGGACCGGCCTCGGCTGGGATGATGTCGATCTGCTCGAACTTAACGAAGCCTTTGCGCCGCAGGTGCTCGCTTGCCTCAAAAGCTGGAGTTGGGATGCCATCGATCCCGGGCGCGACAAGCTTAATGTCAATGGCTCGGGAATTTCGCTCGGGCACCCGATCGGCGCCACTGGCGGCCGCATCCTCGCTACACTCACCCGCGAATTACAGCGCCGCCAGGGTCGTTATGGTCTGGAGACGATGTGCATAGGCGGCGGCCAGGGCCTGGCCGCGCTGTTCGAGCGCGCGTGA
- a CDS encoding 2Fe-2S iron-sulfur cluster-binding protein — MIKVNFRLPDGEMKTVSACEENTLMQAAVSNGIDGIIGDCGGNLSCATCHAYIEAEFRQRLPAPSEMEIAMLDCALHVTDDSRLTCQVMLSPQLDGLIVTVPPLD, encoded by the coding sequence ATGATCAAGGTCAATTTCCGCCTTCCTGACGGAGAGATGAAAACGGTGAGCGCCTGCGAGGAGAATACCTTGATGCAGGCAGCCGTCAGCAATGGGATTGACGGCATCATTGGCGATTGCGGTGGCAACCTGTCATGCGCCACCTGCCATGCCTATATCGAGGCCGAGTTCAGACAGCGTCTGCCCGCGCCGAGCGAGATGGAGATAGCGATGCTCGATTGCGCCTTGCATGTCACCGATGACAGCCGTCTGACCTGCCAGGTCATGCTCAGCCCACAGCTGGACGGTCTCATCGTGACCGTCCCCCCGCTCGACTGA
- a CDS encoding enoyl-CoA hydratase/isomerase family protein, producing MYDSFKSLKLDKRGKILTITLDNPPLNANEPGMHGELARIFHVINHDPDTAVVIITGAGEKAFSAGGDIKNMAARIERGEHEDWIRGNREAKEIIYSMLRLEKPLIARVNGHAMGLGASLAVMADFSYMVEHAQIADTHVKVGLAAGDGGAFMWPMLIGFTNARRYLLTGDAMTGAEAAQIGLITQAVADIPNLDRAVNEMADRLANGATLAINTTKAAINLLLRRMLDGVMEAHLGAETYTYLSKDHYEAVTAFRDKRVPIFTGR from the coding sequence ATGTACGACAGTTTCAAGAGTCTGAAGCTCGACAAGCGCGGCAAAATCCTGACAATTACGCTCGACAATCCTCCGCTCAACGCCAACGAGCCTGGGATGCACGGCGAACTCGCGCGCATTTTTCATGTTATCAATCATGATCCCGACACCGCTGTGGTCATAATCACCGGCGCTGGGGAGAAGGCTTTTTCCGCCGGCGGGGACATCAAGAACATGGCTGCCCGGATTGAGCGTGGCGAGCATGAGGACTGGATCCGCGGCAATCGCGAGGCCAAGGAAATCATCTACTCGATGCTGCGCCTGGAAAAGCCTTTGATCGCGCGGGTCAACGGGCATGCAATGGGGCTGGGCGCTAGCCTCGCCGTCATGGCAGATTTTAGCTATATGGTCGAACATGCCCAGATCGCGGATACCCATGTCAAGGTAGGCCTCGCAGCGGGCGATGGAGGCGCGTTTATGTGGCCGATGCTCATCGGCTTTACGAACGCGCGCCGCTATCTGCTGACCGGCGACGCCATGACCGGTGCCGAAGCAGCGCAGATCGGGCTCATTACCCAGGCTGTCGCGGACATCCCGAACCTTGATCGCGCCGTGAACGAGATGGCCGATCGCCTAGCTAACGGAGCGACTCTCGCGATCAATACCACGAAGGCTGCGATCAACCTGCTCCTGCGGCGCATGCTTGACGGGGTGATGGAGGCCCATCTGGGCGCAGAAACATACACCTATCTGTCGAAGGATCATTACGAGGCTGTCACGGCCTTTCGGGATAAGCGTGTGCCGATTTTCACCGGGAGATAG
- a CDS encoding cytochrome P450, protein MLGTADQTRQAIPQALVDADFDMFALKVPDGDAQIVWTEVRDTHPPIFWTNQNGGHWVFTRADDIEAAQKDHEHFSMREGAIPKGRRGIPSPPIDVDPPRHFAYRAVLSPAFSPKAVAALETVTRSVLLEAIDKVIDKGECEFVSEIAHVLPITVFLKMMGLPLEDAKVLLPLSHQNTQAKELVDTQAARAGMVRYIIDKIEDRRASPGSDVLSHVVHSKVDGQPIAEQDLLGMCALLLAGGLDTVASMLGFFARFLALNPGHREDLVANPDRIPKAIDELIRRHGVANTARIMTADYNYKGVLLRKDDMVLVPNCLHGLDPQQVNMPLEVDFDRPPPIPSAAFGNGPHRCPGIALARMEMKVFLQEWLKRIPEFRIKSGTTPVATIGATNSMQELWLSWG, encoded by the coding sequence ATGTTGGGTACCGCTGACCAGACGCGCCAGGCCATTCCGCAGGCGCTGGTCGACGCCGATTTCGACATGTTCGCGCTTAAGGTGCCGGATGGCGACGCGCAGATCGTCTGGACCGAAGTGCGTGACACGCATCCGCCAATCTTCTGGACCAACCAGAATGGCGGCCATTGGGTTTTCACCCGTGCCGACGACATCGAAGCGGCCCAGAAGGACCATGAGCATTTCTCGATGCGCGAGGGCGCTATTCCGAAGGGGCGGCGCGGCATCCCCTCGCCCCCCATCGACGTCGATCCGCCGAGGCATTTCGCCTACCGCGCCGTGCTGTCGCCGGCCTTCTCACCGAAGGCCGTCGCCGCGCTCGAAACGGTGACGCGGTCGGTGCTGCTGGAGGCGATCGACAAGGTCATCGACAAGGGCGAGTGCGAGTTCGTCAGCGAGATCGCCCATGTGCTGCCGATCACAGTATTTCTCAAAATGATGGGACTTCCGCTCGAGGATGCCAAAGTCCTCTTGCCGCTGTCCCACCAGAATACCCAGGCGAAAGAGCTAGTCGACACCCAGGCTGCCCGCGCAGGGATGGTGAGATATATCATCGACAAAATCGAGGATCGGCGAGCTTCTCCGGGAAGCGACGTTCTCAGCCATGTCGTGCACAGCAAGGTCGATGGCCAACCGATCGCCGAACAGGATCTGCTCGGCATGTGCGCGCTATTGCTGGCCGGGGGCCTCGACACCGTCGCGTCCATGCTCGGCTTCTTCGCCAGATTCCTGGCGCTCAATCCCGGGCATCGCGAGGACCTCGTCGCCAATCCCGACCGCATCCCGAAGGCCATCGATGAGCTGATCCGTCGCCACGGCGTCGCGAACACCGCGCGAATCATGACCGCGGATTACAATTATAAAGGGGTTCTGCTCCGCAAGGACGATATGGTTCTCGTTCCCAACTGCCTGCACGGGCTCGACCCTCAGCAGGTGAACATGCCGCTGGAGGTGGACTTCGACCGGCCTCCGCCTATCCCGTCGGCCGCGTTCGGTAATGGGCCGCACCGGTGCCCGGGCATCGCGCTCGCTCGCATGGAAATGAAGGTCTTCCTCCAGGAATGGCTGAAAAGAATCCCTGAATTCAGGATCAAGAGCGGGACAACGCCGGTTGCCACAATCGGCGCGACCAATTCGATGCAGGAGCTCTGGCTGAGCTGGGGATAA